The following proteins come from a genomic window of Trifolium pratense cultivar HEN17-A07 linkage group LG4, ARS_RC_1.1, whole genome shotgun sequence:
- the LOC123882171 gene encoding probable methyltransferase PMT11, whose protein sequence is MIPSINGDSFATTVIIKIAALFTVAITFFCLGKNWSINNQQLIFFTATTTTISDQVTTSPNFNKFSNISAIINHNQTLKTPEEPLKIKKLGVLNEDGTMSNEFEIGEFDPDFVDDSVNTTRVDDSNDELKFTVKKFTLCSSNMSDYIPCLDNVEAIGKLKSVEKGERFERHCPVAEKRFNCLVPPPKGYRSPIPWPKSRDLVWYNNVPHNRLVEDKGGQNWITRDQDKFKFPGGGTQFIHGADQYLDHISKMVPNITFGQNIRVALDVGCGVASFGAYLLSRNVITMSVAPKDVHENQIQFALERGVPAMVAAFATRRLLYPSQAFDLIHCSRCRINWTRDDGILLLEINRMLRAGGYFVWAAQPVYKHEQNLEEQWQEMLNLTTRLCWKFLKKDGYVAIWQKPSDNSCYLNREAKTNPPLCDPSDDPDNIWYVNLKACISPLPENGYGANLTKWPARLQTSPDRLQSIKLDAFKSRNELFKAESKYWNEIIEYYVRCLHWKTTRLRNVMDMRAGFGGFAAALINQNLDSWVMNVVPVSGPNTLPVIYDRGLIGVMHDWCEPFDTYPRTYDLLHASNLLSVEKKRCNVSSIMLEMDRILRPGGVVYIDDTLSIMDELVKIAKALGWRAALRETIEGPHTSYRLLVCNKDLPHG, encoded by the exons ATGATACCCTCCATCAACGGCGATTCTTTCGCAACCACCGTTATAATCAAGATCGCCGCACTCTTCACCGTCGCCATCACTTTCTTCTGCCTCGGTAAAAACTGGTCcatcaacaatcaacaactCATCTTCTTCACCGCCACCACAACAACAATATCCGATCAAGTCACCACATCCCCTAATTTCAACAAATTCTCCAACATCTCCGCCATAATCAATCATAACCAAACCCTAAAAACACCAGAAGAACCACTGAAAATCAAGAAATTAGGAGTCCTCAATGAGGACGGAACAATGTCGAATGAATTCGAGATTGGGGAATTTGATCCGGATTTTGTGGATGATTCGGTTAACACGACACGAGTTGATGATTCAAATGATGAATTGAAATTTACGGTGAAGAAGTTTACGTTGTGTTCAAGTAACATGAGTGATTATATACCGTGTTTGGATAATGTAGAGGCGATTGGGAAGCTGAAATCGGTGGAGAAAGGGGAAAGGTTTGAGAGGCATTGTCCTGTTGCTGAGAAACGGTTTAATTGCTTGGTTCCGCCACCTAAAGGTTACCGTTCTCCGATTCCATGGCCCAAAAGCCGCGACTTG GTGTGGTATAATAATGTTCCCCACAATCGTCTTGTGGAAGATAAAGGAGGTCAAAATTGGATTACCAGAGACCAGGATAAGTTCAAGTTTCCAGGAGGTGGCACCCAATTCATACATGGAGCAGATCAATACTTGGACCATATTTCTAAG ATGGTTCCTAACATCACATTTGGTCAGAATATAAGAGTTGCACTTGATGTTGGCTGTGGTGTAGCTAGTTTTGGGGCATACTTATTGTCAAGAAATGTCATAACCATGTCCGTTGCTCCCAAGGATGTTCATGAGAATCAGATCCAATTTGCTCTTGAGCGTGGTGTCCCAGCAATGGTGGCAGCGTTTGCAACTAGACGTTTATTATATCCAAGTCAAGCTTTTGATTTGATACATTGTTCGCGCTGCAGAATTAATTGGACTCGAGATG ATGGTATTTTGCTGCTTGAAATTAATAGGATGCTAAGGGCAGGAGGGTACTTTGTCTGGGCTGCCCAACCAGTTTATAAACACGAGCAAAATTTAGAAGAACAATGGCAAG AGATGCTTAATCTTACTACCCGTCTTTGCTGGAAGTTTTTGAAAAAAGATGGCTATGTTGCAATATGGCAGAAACCCTCCGACAATAGCTGCTATCTAAACCGTGAGGCAAAAACTAACCCTCCACTCTGTGACCCAAGTGATGATCCAGACAATATCTG GTATGTTAATTTAAAAGCATGCATCTCCCCATTGCCTGAGAATGGATATGGAGCAAATCTTACCAAATGGCCTGCACGTTTGCAAACTTCACCTGACAGGCTTCAAAGCATAAAACTCGATGCTTTCAAATCCAGAAACGAGCTTTTTAAGGCCGAATCAAAATATTGGAATGAGATAATAGAATATTATGTACGTTGTTTACATTGGAAGACAACGAGATTAAGAAACGTTATGGACATGAGAGCTGGTTTTGGAGG ATTTGCAGCTGCATTGATTAATCAAAATCTTGACAGCTGGGTTATGAATGTTGTTCCTGTTAGTGGCCCAAACACCTTGCCTGTGATATATGACCGAGGCCTGATTGGAGTTATGCATGACTG GTGTGAGCCATTTGATACTTATCCAAGAACCTACGATCTTCTGCATGCTTCAAACCTGCTTTCTGTTGAGAAGAAAAG ATGCAATGTCTCATCAATCATGCTTGAGATGGATCGGATACTTAGACCTGGTGGAGTAGTATACATCGATGATACTCTTTCTATCATGGATGAGCTTGTGAAGATTGCCAAAGCTCTCGGCTGGCGAGCTGCATTGCGAGAAACAATTGAGGGTCCACATACAAGTTACAGACTCTTGGTTTGTAACAAGGACCTACCACATGGTTGA
- the LOC123882172 gene encoding mannose-1-phosphate guanylyltransferase 1 yields MKALILVGGFGTRLRPLTLSVPKPLVDFANKPMILHQIEALKAAGVTEVVLAINYQPEVMLNFLKDFEAKIGIKISCSQETEPLGTAGPLALAREKLIDDSGEPFFVLNSDVISEYPLNEMIEFHKSHGGEASIMVTKVDEPSKYGVVVLEETTGQVEKFVEKPKLFVGNKINAGIYLLNPSVLDRIELRPTSIEKEIFPKIAAEKKLYAMVLPGFWMDIGQPRDYITGLRLYLDSLRKKSSSKLASGSNIVGNVIVDETAKIGEGCLIGPDVAIGPGCIVEPGVRLSRCTVMRGVRIKKHACISSSIIGWHSTVGQWARVENMTILGEDVHVCDEIYSNGGVVLPHKEIKTNILKPEIVM; encoded by the exons ATGAAGGCATTGATTCTGGTTGGAGGGTTTGGAACTAGGTTGAGGCCATTGACACTCAGTGTCCCTAAGCCTCTTGTTGATTTTGCTAACAAACCCATGATTCTGCATCAG ATAGAGGCTCTTAAGGCTGCTGGAGTAACTGAAGTGGTACTGGCCATCAATTACCAACCAGAG GTTATGTTGAATTTCTTGAAGGATTTTGAAGCAAAGATCGGGATTAAGATTAGCTGTTCGCAAGAAACCGAACCACTAGGAACTGCAGGCCCCCTGGCCCTTGCTAGGGAAAAGCTGATAGATGACTCTGGAGAGCCATTTTTTGTTCTCAACAGTGATGTTATCAGTGAGTACCCACTTAATGAAATGATTGAATTCCACAAATCCCATGGAGGGGAGGCTTCCATAATGGTAACAAAG GTTGATGAGCCATCGAAATATGGTGTGGTTGTGCTAGAGGAAACCACAGGGCAGGTTGAGAAATTTGTTGAGAAACCAAAGTTGTTTGTTGGTAACAAAATCAATGCTGGAATTTATCTATTGAACCCCTCTGTTTTGGATCGAATTGAACTGAGGCCCACTTCTATCGAAAAAGAAATTTTTCCAAAGATTGCTGCAGAGAAAAAACTATATGCAATGGTCTTGCCTGGATTCTGGATGGACATCGGACAACCGAGGGACTATATTACTGGCTTGAGACTTTACCTGGACTCATTGAGAAAGAAGTCTTCTTCTAAGTTGGCCAGTGGCTCTAACATTGTGGGAAATGTCATTGTGGATGAAACAGCCAAAATTGGTGAGGGATGTCTGATTGGACCTGATGTCGCTATCGGTCCTGGCTGCATTGTTGAGCCTGGTGTTAGGCTTTCACGCTGCACAGTTATGCGAGGAGTCCGGATTAAAAAGCATGCTTGCATCTCCAGCAGTATTATTGGGTGGCATTCCACCGTTGGCCAATGGGCTCGAGTGGAGAATATGACTATCCTCGGAGAAGATGTTCATGTATGTGATGAGATTTACAGCAATGGTGGTGTGGTTTTGCCTCACAAGGAGATCAAGACAAATATTCTGAAGCCAGAGATTGTCATGTAA